In one Nicotiana sylvestris chromosome 8, ASM39365v2, whole genome shotgun sequence genomic region, the following are encoded:
- the LOC138874938 gene encoding uncharacterized protein, translating into MAKRDEIESKQGYLTKLFSEKGKQAYMKNRQEPPKPPSPKRTVNVISGSEDINDSFMNIILLRVLREMQAKDKLISKAHTLSGFDNSSVVTKGEVILTTFAKGVVKDTKFQLVDMEMAYNMILGRPWIHEMDAVPSILHQVIKFPSPWGICQIRGDQHTSRNINSVADSRYNQIKMDPMDEEKSSFITDRGTSCYKVMPFRLKNVGATYQRLILQKFNMKLNPEKCAFGVALVAETWYPQLENLALALIMASRNLRFYFQCHPIAVVTAYPLRNILHNHELSGLELARELSINQIVIKSDSQLVVNQMLGTYTARETRMQQYLEKVWDLIRQFQTLKVMQISRDENVEADALANLASAVDVASNENASVIHLFHSVLDPDKNEVNFNNLTWEWRNEIVAFLQYGTVPEDKKKAHVLQKKASRYCLKQGNLYRKMFGGPLARCLGPSQTEYIMREIHEGYCGNHAEGRSLVRTMIRVGYYWPKMKEEAEHFVAKGDKCQRYGNNMHRLAELLHPVIALWPFMKWGMDIVGPLPQAKGQVKFLLVLTDYFTKWVEAGAFKQVREKEVRDFIWRNIICRFGVPKEIVCDNDPQFIGAQITEFFQSWQIKRVTSTPYHLVGNRQAESTNKVIINNLKKRLEESKGENLDDEIMNSLYPSETIFENEDEDET; encoded by the exons atggccaaaagagatgagatcgaatccaaacag ggTTATCTCACCAAGttattcagtgagaaaggtaagcaagcatacatgaagaataggcaggagccccctaaaccgccttctcccaaaaggaccgtcaacgttataagtggaagtgaagacatcaatg atAGTTTCATGAACATTATTTTgttaagagtattacgtgagatgcaagccaAAGATAAATTAATatcaaaggcgcatactctatctggattcgaCAATTCCAGTGTCGTGACGAAAGGAGAGGTAATACTTACTACATTCGCAaaaggagttgtcaaagatacaaagtttcagctagtagatatggagatggcttacaatatgatccttgggagaccatggatccacgagatgGATGCCGTTCCGTCAatcttgcatcaagttattaagtttccatcaccatggggaatatgtcaaatccgtGGGGACCAACATACATCCAGGAACATCAACTCTGTAGCGGATTCAA gatacaatcagatcaaaatggatcctaTGGATGAAGAAAAATCTTCATTTATAACAGATAGGGGGACTtcctgttataaagtaatgccctttcgTCTTAAAAATGTTGGCGCAACATATCAAAGACTg ATATTgcaaaaatttaatatgaaattaaatcctgagaaatgtgcattcggtgttgcattag TTGCGGAGACGtggtatcctcaattagaaaatcttgcacttgcattaatcatggcatctagaaattTAAGgttttattttcaatgtcatcctattgctgtagtaactgcttatccattacgcaatatattacacaatcatgagttgtcag gtttagaactggcacgggaACTCAGCATTAATCAGATtgtaatcaaaagcgattcgcaGCTAGTGGTTAACCAAATGCtagggacttatacagccagggaaacaCGAATGCAACAATATTTAGAGAAGGTGTGGGATCTGATCAGGCAATTCCAAACCTTGAAAGTTATGCAAATATCAAGAGATGAAAATGTCGAGGCGGACGCCCTagccaatctcgcatctgcagtagacgtggcaagcaatgaaaatgcttccgtaattcatttgtttcattcagtgctcgatccagacaaaaatgaggtaaattttaataacttaacctgggaaTGGAGGAACGAAAtagttgcttttttgcagtatggaactgTTCCTGAAGACAAGAAAAAAGCTCACGTGCTTCAAAAAAAGGCTTCTCGATAttgtttaaagcaaggcaatctttatcgaaaaatgttcggtggacCCTTAGCAAGGTGCCTCGGGCCTTCACAGACAGAATATATAATGAGAGAGATACACGAGGGGTATTGTGGAAATCACGCTGAaggaagatcactggtaagaaccatgattagagtaggttattactggccaaaaatgaaagaagaagcaGAACATTTTGTGGCTAAaggtgataaatgccaaaggtacggtAATAACATGCATAGACTTGCGGAGTTGTTACATCCTGTCATTGCActgtggccatttatgaaatgggggatggatatcgtgggtccgttaccacaagcaaaaggacaggtaaagttCTTACTCGTACtcactgactattttactaaatgggtggaggcaggagcattcaaacaggtacgagaaaaagaagttagagatttcatttggcggaatatcatatgtcggttcggtgtgccaaaggaaatcgtgtgtgataatgaccCTCAATTTATAGGCGCACAAATTACAgagttttttcaaagttggcaaatcaaGAGGGttacatccacaccttatcatctGGTGGGTAACAGAcaagctgagtcaacaaacaaagtcattatcaataatttaaagaagcgtttggaggaatccaaag gtgaaaatttagatgatgaaattatgaattcTCTTTATCCTagtgaaactatctttgaaaatgaggatgaagatgaaaccTAA